Proteins from a genomic interval of Thermoanaerobacterium thermosaccharolyticum DSM 571:
- a CDS encoding DUF1646 family protein produces MINAILFAILLIILTVPFFVKAIEDNIEYFLFAMGIIAVTVSGAMSLDLLSHILKNHLLYIITAAVFISGLLFEIFKIKIKEFVKSILNHISLKIFVFMLIVVLGLTSSIITAIVASLVLVEIVHILPIHHKDKVVITVIACLSIGLGAALTPVGEPLSTLVISALKKDFFYLLRTIGIYIVPAIFVMGILGAFYVNRFADNAKPKQEEEYFKEEEMEIRQIENIKFIVIRSIKIFIFLLALELLSAGFKPLVDNYIMHMNVRLLYWVNMISAVLDNATLAAAEISPAMDPEHIRAILMGLLISGGMLIPGNIPNIISAGKLEIKSREWAKIGIPLSMITLIVCYFIVFI; encoded by the coding sequence ATGATTAACGCTATTTTGTTTGCAATACTATTAATAATACTGACAGTACCTTTTTTTGTAAAGGCAATAGAAGATAATATTGAGTATTTTCTATTTGCTATGGGCATCATCGCAGTTACCGTATCAGGTGCAATGTCACTTGATCTTTTATCACATATATTAAAAAACCATCTTTTGTACATTATAACGGCTGCCGTCTTTATCAGCGGACTTTTATTTGAAATTTTTAAAATCAAAATCAAAGAATTCGTAAAATCAATTTTAAATCATATATCGCTTAAAATTTTTGTTTTTATGTTAATAGTCGTATTAGGACTTACATCAAGTATTATAACTGCGATTGTTGCTTCATTAGTTTTAGTTGAAATAGTTCACATCTTGCCAATACATCACAAAGACAAAGTCGTCATCACTGTAATCGCATGCCTTTCGATTGGCTTAGGGGCAGCATTGACACCTGTAGGAGAGCCTTTATCCACATTGGTAATCTCTGCTTTAAAAAAAGATTTCTTCTACCTTCTAAGAACGATTGGCATTTACATCGTACCTGCAATTTTTGTAATGGGTATTTTAGGCGCCTTTTACGTAAATAGATTTGCAGATAATGCGAAACCAAAGCAAGAGGAAGAATATTTTAAAGAAGAAGAAATGGAAATTAGGCAAATAGAAAATATTAAGTTTATCGTCATCCGCTCTATAAAAATCTTCATATTCTTATTAGCTTTAGAGCTTTTAAGCGCAGGATTTAAGCCTCTTGTTGATAATTATATAATGCATATGAATGTTCGTCTTTTATACTGGGTAAATATGATTTCAGCAGTTTTGGATAATGCAACATTAGCTGCAGCCGAAATAAGCCCAGCAATGGATCCAGAGCATATCCGTGCAATTCTCATGGGACTTTTAATAAGCGGTGGCATGTTGATCCCCGGAAATATACCTAATATAATATCAGCAGGCAAGTTAGAAATAAAAAGCCGCGAATGGGCAAAAATAGGAATTCCTCTTTCCATGATAACTTTAATAGTATGTTATTTTATAGTTTTTATATAA
- a CDS encoding threonine/serine ThrE exporter family protein: protein MNHEDLLKFVVLAGQTILENGGETYRSEDTITRMLENKVERVETFVTPTGIFASIENDGKIQTTITRVKQRESDLNKVALVNDLSRRFSKENLDTLDLDKYVKELRKIRLKGKYNYVLRIFFAGVAAASSGMLLGSTLKDFLPTFVTATLLQIFVTYFEKLRLSTFIINIIGGAFAALLGIIFSHFSVGTLNGIIIGSIVTLLPGVAITNAVRDAIWGDLVSAVSRGVEAVISAISIAAGVGFILNIWLVIGGNL from the coding sequence TTGAATCACGAAGATCTTTTAAAGTTTGTTGTTTTAGCCGGTCAGACGATATTGGAAAATGGCGGGGAAACATACAGAAGTGAAGACACCATAACAAGGATGTTGGAAAACAAAGTGGAAAGAGTCGAGACATTCGTAACACCTACAGGCATATTTGCATCTATTGAAAATGATGGGAAGATTCAGACTACAATAACAAGAGTAAAACAAAGAGAAAGTGATTTAAACAAAGTTGCCCTTGTCAACGACTTATCAAGAAGATTTAGCAAGGAAAATTTAGATACACTGGATCTTGATAAATACGTAAAGGAATTGAGGAAAATAAGGTTAAAAGGTAAATACAATTATGTGCTGAGAATATTTTTTGCAGGTGTTGCAGCTGCATCGTCGGGTATGCTGCTAGGAAGTACGCTTAAAGACTTCTTGCCTACATTTGTGACTGCTACACTGTTGCAAATATTTGTAACATATTTTGAAAAATTGCGTCTTTCTACATTTATAATCAACATCATCGGCGGAGCATTTGCAGCACTACTTGGAATAATCTTTTCGCATTTCTCTGTCGGTACATTAAATGGCATCATAATAGGATCCATCGTAACACTTCTTCCCGGTGTCGCCATAACAAATGCCGTAAGAGATGCCATATGGGGTGATCTAGTATCAGCTGTCTCAAGAGGTGTTGAAGCGGTAATATCCGCCATAAGCATTGCCGCCGGCGTCGGATTTATTCTGAATATATGGCTTGTAATAGGAGGTAATCTATGA
- a CDS encoding adenylosuccinate synthase — protein MSTLVIVGSQWGDEGKGKITDYLAEKADVVVRYQGGNNAGHTVEKNGTQYKLHLIPSGILYPDKICIIGNGVVLDPGSLIDEINTLKSQGISVENLKISDRAHIVLPYHIKLDELEELSKGENDIGTTKRGIGPCYMDKSERIGIRTCDLVDPQSFKEKLMNNVQSKNKIFTKIYDSKEMDFENIYEEYMNYAEILKPYIVDTTSLLYDLIKKGKKVLFEGAQGTLLDIDLGTYPYVTASHPISGGVTVGAGIGPTMINDVVGVVKAYTTRVGKGPFPTELFDEEGDFLREKGHEYGTTTGRPRRCGWLDIVIVNYAVRVSGIRTFALTKLDTLTGLKKIKICTGYRYNGKIINNFPASLKDLAMCEPVYEELDGWTEDITNIKKFEDLPQNAKKYVERIEELTGINASIISVGPGREKTIIREELMA, from the coding sequence ATGTCAACACTTGTTATAGTAGGCTCACAATGGGGCGATGAAGGAAAAGGAAAAATAACAGATTACCTTGCTGAAAAGGCAGACGTTGTTGTAAGGTATCAAGGCGGAAATAATGCTGGACATACTGTTGAAAAGAATGGGACCCAATATAAGCTGCATCTTATACCATCTGGGATTTTATATCCTGATAAAATCTGCATCATTGGAAACGGCGTTGTGTTAGATCCAGGTTCACTGATTGATGAGATAAATACATTGAAAAGCCAAGGAATTAGCGTAGAAAATTTAAAGATAAGCGATAGGGCACATATAGTGCTTCCGTATCATATTAAACTTGACGAATTAGAAGAGTTGTCTAAAGGCGAGAACGATATTGGCACAACAAAGAGGGGAATAGGCCCATGCTATATGGATAAATCTGAGAGAATTGGCATAAGAACATGTGACCTTGTAGACCCCCAATCTTTTAAAGAAAAACTGATGAATAACGTACAAAGTAAGAATAAGATATTTACCAAAATATATGATTCAAAAGAAATGGATTTTGAGAATATATATGAAGAATACATGAATTACGCAGAAATTTTAAAACCTTACATTGTTGATACAACTTCGCTTTTATATGATTTAATAAAAAAAGGCAAAAAGGTATTATTTGAAGGCGCTCAGGGTACTCTACTTGATATAGATTTGGGGACATATCCGTATGTTACTGCATCGCATCCTATATCAGGCGGTGTAACTGTCGGTGCAGGCATAGGCCCTACAATGATTAATGATGTGGTAGGAGTTGTTAAAGCGTATACAACAAGAGTCGGAAAGGGGCCATTTCCGACAGAGCTTTTTGATGAAGAAGGAGATTTTTTAAGGGAGAAGGGTCATGAGTACGGTACAACGACAGGCAGACCCAGAAGATGCGGCTGGCTTGACATTGTCATAGTCAATTATGCTGTAAGAGTATCCGGCATAAGAACATTTGCCCTGACTAAACTTGATACACTGACAGGACTTAAAAAGATTAAAATATGTACAGGATATAGATATAATGGGAAAATAATAAACAATTTTCCGGCTAGTTTAAAAGACCTTGCTATGTGTGAGCCTGTCTATGAGGAATTGGATGGCTGGACTGAAGACATAACTAATATTAAGAAATTTGAAGATCTACCGCAAAATGCTAAAAAATATGTAGAAAGGATAGAAGAACTGACAGGAATAAATGCTTCTATAATATCTGTAGGTCCAGGAAGAGAAAAGACCATAATCAGAGAGGAACTGATGGCTTAG
- a CDS encoding threonine/serine exporter family protein, producing MILQILYGFLATAGFAFLFNVPFNAIVVSGLSGAIGWAGYLLAMKIYPSIVAASFIASLFIGIMGEIFAQKKKYPTTIFVIPGIIPLVPGAYSYKTVLAIIQGNNKQAFDLGLQTIGIALAIAAGLMFVISFSRIKKR from the coding sequence ATGATACTGCAGATTTTATACGGGTTTCTTGCAACAGCCGGTTTTGCATTTCTCTTTAATGTACCGTTTAATGCCATAGTAGTATCGGGACTATCTGGCGCAATCGGATGGGCCGGATACCTTTTGGCCATGAAAATATATCCATCTATTGTTGCAGCTTCCTTTATAGCATCGCTATTCATCGGAATAATGGGGGAAATCTTCGCTCAGAAAAAGAAATACCCTACAACTATATTCGTCATACCCGGCATTATCCCGCTAGTACCGGGAGCATATTCCTACAAGACGGTTCTTGCGATTATTCAAGGCAATAATAAACAGGCCTTTGATTTAGGCCTGCAAACCATCGGCATTGCTTTAGCAATAGCTGCCGGATTGATGTTTGTAATCTCTTTTTCCCGTATTAAGAAACGGTAA
- the cas3 gene encoding CRISPR-associated helicase Cas3', protein MVLNEFEYVKFFKDVTGFEPYDFQIDLAKKVFAGKNVIMQAPTGSGKTWASIMPFLFAYYEGINFPRKLIYSLPLRVLTNSLYNDVREKVDKKFNGNIQVTIQTGENSNDPYFLDGDIIFTTIDQSLSSLLSIPFSLSNKQSNINTGAIISSYLIFDEFHLLDVKRSLSTLLNIISKLDGITPFCFMSATLSSKLLDNYCKKLNGSQISIKESEVAKIKSQRDKVKRVFVKETTISAEEIIKNHVKKTIAICNTVETCQNLFLELKNKIDREKSLNNVRLLCIHSRFSSNDRKDKEELIKKFFNKYSDENVILISTQVIEVGLDITCDVMHLEISPINSFLQRIGRCARYEGENGKIFVYDVNKDDKTKPYLPYDEELCVRTLNKLKSIGNGVNIDYQKSEVLINDILTDKELRDFERIEEGKHTRFTEIVDCWINNEKGNASRLIRDIDTINVLVVQNVSLLKNPYTYDAIPVNRYTLISRLKKVVKEDEEDWLVRAIEESFLDDEDLFGKFNYPQIALDDIRLKVENRVILNSKYVFYDDDIGLNFLNAGQREILKIDKLQQKQDYIITKDTYEEHIRYMMVAFDDLFKGKYKYIFLKLKERLDLKYDVEELIRFIIIMHDYGKLNAVWQASASKYQNKKGNYNKEELLAHTDYNPNVDENNRPKLPNHAGIGGVVAASLAGDILDYGVCIAILNAIAKHHSVKTESSAKYRIMKEGKEKTLKLIKIYCPNLYKDIDKSKEFLSEGDEQSFNDYAVNFNKFGIDFDVLLYFLFVRILRICDQKSFAYKQIMMEGGEYRDDR, encoded by the coding sequence ATGGTTTTAAATGAGTTTGAGTATGTAAAATTTTTTAAAGATGTCACTGGATTTGAGCCCTATGACTTTCAAATAGATTTAGCGAAAAAGGTCTTTGCTGGAAAAAATGTAATTATGCAAGCGCCTACTGGTTCGGGCAAAACATGGGCTAGTATTATGCCGTTTTTATTTGCTTATTACGAAGGAATCAATTTTCCGAGGAAATTGATATATAGTTTGCCTTTGAGAGTTTTAACTAATAGTCTATACAATGATGTACGGGAAAAGGTGGATAAGAAGTTTAATGGGAATATACAAGTGACTATTCAGACAGGTGAAAATAGTAATGATCCTTATTTTTTGGATGGTGATATAATATTTACAACAATTGATCAAAGTTTAAGTTCCTTGTTGTCAATACCTTTTTCATTGTCAAACAAACAAAGCAATATAAATACTGGAGCTATAATCTCTTCCTATTTAATATTTGATGAATTTCATTTATTGGATGTGAAGCGTTCATTATCTACTTTGTTAAATATTATAAGTAAATTAGATGGTATAACACCTTTTTGTTTCATGAGTGCCACACTTAGCAGTAAGCTACTAGATAATTATTGTAAAAAATTAAACGGTAGCCAGATATCTATTAAAGAAAGTGAAGTTGCCAAAATTAAAAGTCAGAGAGATAAGGTAAAACGAGTTTTTGTAAAGGAAACGACCATCAGTGCAGAAGAAATCATTAAAAATCATGTTAAAAAGACAATTGCAATATGTAATACTGTAGAAACGTGTCAGAATTTGTTTTTAGAACTTAAAAACAAAATTGATAGAGAAAAGTCATTGAATAATGTTAGACTTTTGTGTATTCATTCGCGGTTTAGCTCAAATGACAGGAAAGACAAGGAAGAATTAATAAAGAAATTTTTCAACAAATATAGCGATGAGAATGTAATACTAATTTCAACACAAGTTATAGAAGTTGGACTTGATATAACCTGTGATGTAATGCATCTTGAAATTTCTCCAATAAATTCTTTTCTTCAAAGGATTGGCAGATGTGCAAGATATGAAGGAGAAAATGGGAAAATTTTTGTTTATGATGTAAATAAGGATGATAAAACAAAACCTTATTTACCGTATGATGAAGAATTGTGCGTTAGGACTTTGAATAAATTGAAAAGTATAGGGAATGGTGTGAATATTGATTATCAAAAAAGCGAAGTTTTGATAAATGATATTCTTACTGATAAGGAATTGAGAGATTTCGAGCGCATTGAAGAAGGAAAGCATACGAGATTTACAGAAATAGTTGATTGCTGGATAAATAATGAAAAAGGAAATGCCAGTCGATTAATAAGAGATATAGACACAATTAATGTGTTAGTGGTTCAAAATGTAAGTCTATTAAAGAATCCATATACATATGATGCGATTCCGGTAAATAGGTATACATTAATTTCAAGATTAAAAAAGGTTGTAAAAGAAGATGAGGAAGACTGGCTGGTAAGAGCAATAGAAGAGTCTTTTCTTGATGATGAAGATTTATTCGGAAAGTTTAATTATCCTCAAATAGCACTTGATGATATACGATTGAAGGTTGAGAATAGAGTGATTTTAAATTCTAAATACGTGTTTTATGATGATGACATTGGATTAAACTTTTTAAATGCCGGTCAACGAGAAATTTTAAAAATAGACAAACTTCAACAAAAACAGGATTACATAATTACAAAAGATACTTATGAAGAACACATAAGGTATATGATGGTGGCTTTTGATGATTTATTCAAAGGTAAATATAAGTATATATTTTTAAAATTAAAAGAAAGATTAGATTTAAAGTATGATGTGGAAGAATTAATAAGATTTATCATTATAATGCATGATTATGGCAAGTTGAACGCTGTTTGGCAAGCATCGGCTTCTAAATACCAAAACAAAAAAGGAAATTATAACAAAGAAGAATTATTAGCGCATACTGATTATAATCCAAATGTTGATGAAAATAATAGACCTAAACTACCTAATCATGCGGGTATTGGTGGTGTTGTAGCTGCAAGTTTAGCTGGCGATATATTGGATTATGGGGTTTGCATAGCTATTTTAAACGCTATAGCTAAGCATCATTCAGTAAAGACTGAATCTTCCGCAAAGTATAGAATCATGAAAGAAGGCAAGGAAAAAACTTTAAAGTTAATAAAAATTTATTGTCCTAATTTGTATAAAGATATTGATAAATCAAAAGAATTTTTATCAGAAGGAGATGAACAATCTTTTAATGACTATGCAGTCAATTTTAATAAATTTGGTATTGATTTTGATGTATTATTATATTTTCTTTTTGTTAGGATACTTAGAATTTGTGATCAAAAATCATTTGCTTATAAGCAGATTATGATGGAAGGAGGTGAATATAGAGATGACAGATAA
- a CDS encoding XapX domain-containing protein — translation MKATVFALFTGLLVGLIFSFLKLPLPAPNVLPGIAGIVGIYLGGQLFMYIMKLLGM, via the coding sequence TTGAAAGCTACAGTTTTTGCTTTATTTACAGGTTTATTAGTTGGACTTATATTTTCATTTTTGAAGCTGCCGCTGCCTGCACCAAATGTTCTCCCGGGAATAGCAGGAATCGTAGGTATTTACTTGGGCGGCCAGTTGTTTATGTATATAATGAAGCTTTTAGGTATGTAG
- a CDS encoding Rpn family recombination-promoting nuclease/putative transposase: MSQKYDITIKNIFSDMADDIMSYFLGLQYTKIDELNIEFARVERRDSDMIFKCTTDKGNVAVHIEFQSENDGKMPYRMLRYSLEIMEKHNLIPYQVVVYIGKDNVKMANSLSYDFGEQNTLNYRYRIINVGDIKFTDVLKTDYYDLYSLLPLMDQNRRKEEGEKYLERCVEAIKNIPLDINKKKDIAFKAEILSGIVYKREVIEKAFMEVIRMFRIEESETYKMIIEKGEKEKSIKIAKKLLKEGMDIDRIAEITELSKEEIKKLMN; encoded by the coding sequence ATGAGCCAAAAATACGATATAACGATAAAAAATATTTTTTCGGATATGGCTGATGACATAATGAGTTATTTTTTAGGACTACAATACACAAAGATCGATGAACTTAATATAGAATTTGCAAGAGTAGAACGCAGGGACAGTGATATGATATTCAAATGTACTACAGATAAAGGAAATGTCGCTGTGCACATAGAATTTCAATCAGAAAATGACGGAAAAATGCCATACAGGATGCTAAGATATTCCCTTGAGATAATGGAAAAGCACAATCTAATACCATATCAAGTAGTCGTATATATAGGGAAAGACAATGTAAAGATGGCAAATAGCTTAAGTTACGACTTTGGAGAACAAAACACACTAAACTATAGATACAGGATAATAAACGTTGGTGACATTAAATTTACTGATGTTTTAAAGACAGATTATTATGATTTATATTCACTTCTACCATTGATGGACCAAAATAGAAGGAAAGAAGAAGGGGAAAAATACCTAGAAAGATGTGTTGAAGCTATAAAAAATATTCCTTTGGACATAAACAAAAAGAAGGACATAGCATTTAAGGCTGAAATATTATCAGGTATAGTTTATAAAAGAGAAGTTATCGAAAAAGCTTTTATGGAGGTGATAAGAATGTTTAGAATTGAAGAATCTGAAACGTATAAAATGATAATAGAAAAAGGTGAAAAAGAAAAAAGCATAAAAATTGCCAAAAAATTATTAAAAGAAGGTATGGATATTGATAGAATAGCAGAAATTACAGAGTTGTCAAAAGAGGAGATAAAAAAATTGATGAATTAG
- a CDS encoding NAD(P)/FAD-dependent oxidoreductase — protein MKLYDVIIVGGGPAGLFASLELVKENSGLNILLLEKGRDIRGRICPISQYGSKCANCKPCSITCGIGGAGAFSDGKLTLTSDYGGVLDEYIPKSQLDELINYVDSVYVKFGGTREVHGTDKEKIRDIERRAAAADLKLIPAIIKHLGTEKCYDIIKNIEDFLIDKIEIKTKKMVKEILTENGKACGVVTEDGEKYLAKFVVVVPGREGADWFKRESERLSLETKNNAVDVGVRVEIPAVVMEDITDVVYESKFIYYSKSFDDRVRTFCMNPYGKVVVENNEGLKTVNGHSYKDIKTDNTNFAILVSKEFTEPFKEPIAYGKYIASLANMLGDGVIVQRLGDLLSGRRSTPERLKRGLVEPTLKDATPGDLSLVLPYRFLQSIIEMLKALDKVSPGIYSKHTLLYGVEVKFYSSRVKLTNKFETQIENLFAAGDGAGITRGLAQASVSGVVVAREILNRVK, from the coding sequence ATGAAATTATACGATGTAATTATAGTTGGTGGTGGTCCGGCAGGACTATTTGCATCCCTGGAATTGGTGAAAGAAAATAGTGGATTAAATATATTGCTTTTAGAAAAAGGAAGGGATATTAGAGGAAGAATATGTCCCATAAGTCAGTATGGATCAAAGTGTGCAAACTGCAAACCGTGTTCCATCACTTGCGGAATAGGTGGAGCAGGTGCTTTTAGCGATGGAAAACTTACTTTGACATCTGACTATGGTGGTGTTTTGGATGAATATATTCCAAAGTCACAATTGGATGAGCTGATAAATTACGTAGACAGTGTTTATGTGAAATTTGGCGGAACTAGAGAAGTACACGGAACTGATAAAGAAAAAATAAGAGATATAGAAAGAAGAGCTGCAGCAGCAGATTTAAAGCTTATTCCTGCAATTATAAAGCATTTAGGCACGGAAAAGTGTTACGACATAATAAAAAATATAGAAGATTTTTTAATAGATAAAATAGAGATAAAGACTAAAAAGATGGTTAAGGAGATACTAACGGAAAACGGCAAAGCCTGCGGTGTTGTGACGGAGGATGGCGAGAAGTACTTGGCTAAATTTGTAGTAGTGGTGCCGGGAAGGGAAGGTGCAGACTGGTTTAAAAGAGAATCAGAGAGGTTGTCTCTTGAGACGAAAAATAATGCGGTCGATGTTGGTGTCAGAGTAGAGATTCCTGCTGTCGTCATGGAAGACATAACAGATGTTGTTTATGAGTCGAAATTCATTTACTATTCAAAGTCATTTGATGACAGAGTCAGGACTTTTTGCATGAATCCTTATGGAAAAGTTGTCGTTGAAAATAACGAAGGTCTTAAGACTGTCAACGGACACAGTTACAAAGATATAAAGACAGATAACACAAATTTTGCAATTCTTGTAAGCAAAGAATTTACAGAGCCATTTAAAGAGCCAATTGCGTATGGAAAATACATCGCATCACTGGCAAATATGCTGGGGGACGGCGTCATTGTACAGAGGCTTGGGGATCTTTTGTCAGGTAGAAGGTCAACTCCAGAAAGGCTTAAAAGAGGCCTTGTAGAGCCTACTTTAAAAGATGCTACACCTGGCGATTTAAGTCTTGTACTGCCTTATAGATTTCTTCAATCTATCATCGAAATGCTAAAGGCTCTTGATAAAGTATCACCTGGCATTTATTCCAAGCACACCCTTTTGTATGGGGTAGAAGTCAAGTTTTATTCATCTAGAGTAAAGCTTACAAATAAGTTTGAAACGCAAATCGAAAATCTCTTTGCAGCTGGCGATGGTGCAGGCATTACAAGGGGACTAGCACAAGCATCTGTATCAGGTGTCGTTGTTGCAAGGGAAATTTTAAATAGAGTAAAGTAA
- a CDS encoding methyl-accepting chemotaxis protein codes for MKSVFWRLILSFLVVALVPLAGTYHYIVDDAHKGIFIIVALASFLLSVLFSIYIALSITKPISRLKEGLKKLSDGNFNANVKKGRNDELGSLIESYNVMVDRVKNIIKNVKDFAKNTEYTVNNFSSSIEQANITFSQISKAVEEIAQGSSEQAKDASNAAEMAQKMGQNIDESANYFKAVEESTNNANRISQNGIETIKSLKDKTAETKNSIDSVVTEINELQSNSRQIEKIIEVITGISDQTNLLALNAAIEAARAGEAGKGFAVVAEEVRNLAEQSREAASEIAKIISNIKQKTDATVERANTVKQIADEQSNQVETTSQAFNEIKSSIDTIINSTRVLNDAVVGLTEYKNEIISSIENISAVSEETAASTEEVSASTEEQAKFIQDVKDNLENLLGSVRELDKELSKITVS; via the coding sequence ATGAAAAGCGTATTTTGGAGGCTTATTTTATCATTTTTGGTTGTAGCGCTTGTCCCACTCGCTGGAACATATCATTATATAGTAGATGATGCGCATAAGGGTATATTTATTATTGTTGCATTGGCTTCATTTCTATTATCAGTATTATTCTCAATATACATAGCGTTAAGCATAACGAAGCCAATATCGAGGCTTAAAGAAGGGCTTAAAAAGCTTTCCGACGGCAACTTCAATGCTAATGTCAAAAAAGGCCGCAATGATGAACTTGGCTCCCTAATAGAAAGCTACAACGTAATGGTTGACAGAGTAAAAAATATAATAAAAAATGTGAAAGATTTTGCAAAGAACACAGAGTATACGGTAAACAATTTTTCCAGTTCTATAGAGCAGGCCAATATCACATTTAGCCAGATATCAAAAGCGGTTGAAGAGATAGCTCAAGGTTCCTCAGAGCAAGCAAAAGATGCTTCAAATGCGGCGGAGATGGCTCAGAAAATGGGGCAGAATATTGACGAATCCGCAAACTACTTCAAAGCTGTAGAAGAATCAACAAATAACGCTAATAGGATAAGCCAAAACGGCATAGAGACAATAAAATCCCTTAAAGACAAGACAGCCGAGACCAAAAATTCAATTGACAGCGTTGTGACGGAAATCAATGAATTGCAGTCAAATTCAAGGCAGATAGAAAAGATTATAGAAGTTATTACAGGAATATCAGATCAGACAAACCTTTTGGCTTTAAATGCTGCGATTGAAGCTGCAAGAGCAGGTGAAGCAGGAAAAGGGTTTGCAGTTGTTGCAGAAGAAGTAAGGAACCTTGCAGAACAGTCAAGGGAGGCTGCGTCAGAGATTGCAAAGATAATCAGCAATATTAAGCAGAAGACGGATGCAACTGTGGAAAGAGCCAATACAGTGAAGCAAATAGCTGACGAGCAGTCCAATCAGGTTGAGACGACGTCACAGGCATTTAATGAAATAAAATCGTCTATAGATACGATAATTAATAGCACGCGGGTATTGAATGATGCGGTCGTTGGACTTACAGAGTACAAAAATGAGATCATATCTTCCATTGAGAATATATCGGCAGTTTCAGAAGAGACTGCAGCTTCAACGGAAGAGGTATCTGCGTCAACTGAAGAACAGGCAAAGTTCATTCAAGATGTTAAAGACAATCTAGAAAATTTATTGGGCTCTGTTAGAGAGCTTGACAAAGAACTATCAAAAATTACCGTTTCTTAA